The following coding sequences lie in one Periophthalmus magnuspinnatus isolate fPerMag1 chromosome 24, fPerMag1.2.pri, whole genome shotgun sequence genomic window:
- the LOC117392883 gene encoding methylmalonate-semialdehyde dehydrogenase [acylating], mitochondrial-like, with protein sequence MAALFLRSLCTRKAPIHFGRMCYSSSSVPTTKLFIDGKFVESNTSEWIDIHNPATNEVVGRVPKATQEEMLAAVNSCSRAFSSWSETSILSRQQIFLRYQQLIKDNIKELAKMITLEQGKTLADAEGDVFRGLQVVEHACSITSLMLGETLPSITKDMDTYTYRLPLGVCAGIAPFNFPAMIPLWMFPIGMVCGNTYLMKPSERVPGCTMLLAKMLQDSGAPDGTLNIIHGQHAAVNFICDHPAIKAVSFVGSNQAGEYIYERGSKNGKRVQSNMGAKNHGVVMPDANKENTLNQLVGAAFGAAGQRCMALSTAIFVGESRDWLPELVERSKSLRVNAGDQPGADVGPLISPEAKARVESLIQAGVEEGAQVLLDGRNVQVKGYENGNFVGPTIIHKVQPDMTCYKEEIFGPVLVVLEAETLDEAISLINNNPYGNGTAIFTTNGATARKFTHEVDVGQIGVNVPIPVPLPMFSFTGSRGSFRGDTNFYGKQGIQFYTQIKTVTSQWKAEDATVTSPAVTMPTMGR encoded by the exons ATGGCGGCGCTCTTTCTTCGGTCGCTTTGCACAAGAAAG GCTCCCATTCACTTTGGTCGCATGTGTTACTCCTCTTCTTCAGTG CCCACCACAAAACTGTTCATAGATGGAAAGTTTGTCGAATCTAACACATCAGAGTGGATTGATATTCACAACCCG GCCACTAATGAGGTCGTAGGTCGCGTCCCTAAAGCGACTCAGGAGGAGATGTTGGCCGCCGTGAACTCCTGCTCCAGAGCCTTCTCCTCCTGGTCTGAAACCTCCATCTTAAGCCGACAGCAGATCTTCCTCCGATACCAACAGCTCATCAAGGACAATATT AAAGAGTTGGCCAAGATGATCACTCTGGAGCAGGGGAAGACTCTGGCCGACGCAGAGGGCGACGTGTTCAGGGGCCTGC AGGTGGTGGAGCACGCCTGCAGTATCACCTCCCTGATGCTGGGGGAGACGCTCCCCTCCATCACCAAAGACATGGACACTTACACCTACCGGCTCCCCCTGGGCGTGTGCGCCGGCATCGCGCCCTTTAACTTCCCCGCCATGATTCCTCTGTGGATGTTCCCGATCGGAATGGTCTGCGGGAACACGTACCTGATGAAGCCTTCGGAGAGGGTCCCCGGGTGCACCATGCTCCTGGCCAAAATGCTGCAGGATTCCGGGGCGCCAGATGGTACTCTGAATATCATCCACGGGCAGCACGCAG CGGTGAATTTCATCTGTGACCATCCGGCGATCAAGGCCGTGAGCTTCGTGGGGTCGAACCAGGCGGGAGAATATATCTACGAACGAGGGTCAAAGAACGGCAAGAGAGTGCAGTCCAACATG GGAGCGAAGAACCACGGAGTTGTGATGCCCGATGCCAACAAGGAGAATACCCTGAACCAGCTGGTGGGGGCGGCGTTCGGGGCGGCGGGGCAGAGGTGCATGGCGCTCTCCACCGCCATTTTTGTGGGCGAGTCTCGCGATTGGCTGCCGGAGTTAGTGGAGCGCTCCAAATCGCTCAGAGTGAACGCAG GAGACCAGCCCGGGGCCGACGTGGGGCCCCTGATTTCTCCGGAGGCCAAAGCTCGGGTGGAGTCCCTGATCCAGGCGGGAGTGGAGGAGGGCGCTCAGGTGCTGCTGGACGGGAGGAACGTCCAGGTCAAAGGTTATGAAAATGGGAACTTTGTGGGACCCACCATCATCCACAAAGTCCAG cCCGACATGACGTGTTATAAAGAGGAGATCTTTGGTCCGGTTCTTGTCGTCCTCGAGGCCGAGACTTTGGACGAGGCCATTTCTTTAATCAACAACAATCCCTATGGCAACGGGACGGCCATCTTTACCACCAACGGAGCCACGGCGCGTAAATTCACTCACGAGGTGGACGTGGGCCAG ATCGGTGTGAACGTGCCCATCCCGGTGCCTCTGCCCATGTTTTCATTCACCGGCTCCAGAGGCTCGTTCAGAGGAGACACGAACTTCTACGGAAAACAG GGCATCCAGTTTTACACTCAGATCAAAACCGTGACGTCGCAGTGGAAAGCCGAGGACGCCACGGTGACCAGCCCCGCCGTTACCATGCCGACGATGGGCCGCTAA
- the LOC117393124 gene encoding sterile alpha motif domain-containing protein 15-like: MNEFTFLEWSCQDVAKWIESLGFSQYKECFTENFISGRKLILVNCSNLPKFGITDFNHMKVICARVRELLGITETPWTRSVADPPRDVRAMYLEHKRPTGARADGLTYREFSDGLRRGEEEALM; the protein is encoded by the exons ATGAATGAATTTACTTTTCTGGAGTGGAGCTGTCAGGACGTTGCTAAGTGGATTGAGTCTTTGGGGTTTTCACAGTACAAA GAATGCTTCACTGAGAACTTTATCTCTGGGAGGAAACTCATTCTTGTGAACTGCAGCAATTTGCCAAAATTTGGGATCACTGATTTTAACCACATGAAG GTGATCTGCGCTCGTGTGCGGGAGCTGCTAGGGATCACAGAGACCCCGTGGACCCGGAGCGTCGCTGACCCTCCGCGGGACGTCCGAGCCATGTACCTGGAACACAAGCGTCCGACCGGGGCCAGAGCCGACGGACTCACGTACCGGGAGTTTAGCGACGGTCTGCGGCGCGGCGAGGAGGAGGCGCTGATGTGA